Proteins encoded by one window of Chryseobacterium sp. POL2:
- a CDS encoding acyl-CoA dehydrogenase family protein: MSFSFSKIKNIIQLFSHLDFDKIAAISSKVDLPKLVANVSQLNEKQLQSMMKMMDSNKKERQLPEIDGDFYDVNHTLSPEHREIQLKVRAFMEQEVKPLVNDYWLHDEFPFQLIEKFRQLNICGVTYDAYGCPNLPFVMEGVLAMEMARVDASIATFFGVQSGLSMGSIYMCGSEAQKEKWLPAMQNFDKIGAFGLTEPEVGSGAAGGLTTTCKKVEGGWILNGQKKWIGNATFADVIIIWARDLDDDEVKGFIVEKDNPGFSVEKIKGKMALRIVQNGLITMKDCFVTDDNKLEHANSFKDTAKVLQMTRAGVAWMAVGLSRGAYENALHYTRERKQFGKPIASFQMIQGHLVEMLSNLTAMQTMVFRLSEMQDEGILKDEHASLAKVFCTMRMRDIVSRAREVMGGNGILLEHNVARFVADAEAIYSYEGTKEINSLIVGRAITGFSAFV; encoded by the coding sequence ATGTCTTTTAGTTTTTCAAAAATCAAAAATATCATCCAACTTTTTAGTCATTTGGATTTTGATAAGATTGCAGCGATTTCTTCCAAAGTAGATCTTCCAAAATTGGTTGCAAATGTTTCTCAGCTTAATGAAAAACAACTTCAGTCTATGATGAAAATGATGGATTCTAATAAAAAAGAACGTCAACTTCCCGAAATAGATGGTGATTTTTATGACGTCAATCATACTTTGAGTCCAGAGCATCGAGAAATTCAGTTGAAGGTTCGTGCTTTTATGGAACAAGAAGTAAAACCTTTGGTTAACGATTATTGGCTTCATGATGAATTTCCGTTTCAGTTGATAGAGAAATTTCGACAACTTAATATTTGTGGCGTTACTTATGATGCTTATGGTTGCCCCAATTTGCCGTTTGTGATGGAAGGCGTTTTGGCTATGGAAATGGCGAGGGTAGATGCTTCTATTGCCACATTTTTTGGCGTGCAGTCGGGCTTGTCAATGGGATCGATCTATATGTGTGGATCCGAAGCTCAAAAAGAAAAATGGCTTCCTGCCATGCAGAATTTTGATAAAATTGGAGCTTTTGGATTGACCGAACCAGAGGTTGGCTCTGGTGCTGCGGGCGGTTTGACGACGACTTGTAAAAAAGTAGAAGGCGGCTGGATTCTTAATGGACAAAAAAAATGGATTGGCAATGCCACTTTTGCGGATGTTATCATCATTTGGGCACGCGATCTTGATGACGATGAGGTCAAAGGTTTTATCGTGGAAAAAGATAATCCTGGATTTTCTGTTGAAAAAATTAAAGGAAAAATGGCACTACGCATCGTTCAGAATGGATTAATCACGATGAAAGATTGCTTTGTTACAGATGATAATAAATTAGAACATGCCAATTCTTTCAAAGACACGGCAAAGGTTTTGCAAATGACAAGAGCGGGCGTTGCCTGGATGGCTGTAGGCTTGTCACGTGGCGCTTACGAAAACGCACTCCACTATACGCGAGAACGAAAACAATTTGGTAAACCCATTGCAAGTTTTCAAATGATACAAGGGCATCTTGTTGAAATGTTATCGAATTTGACCGCAATGCAAACGATGGTTTTTAGACTTTCCGAAATGCAAGATGAAGGAATTTTAAAAGACGAACACGCATCCTTGGCAAAAGTTTTTTGTACGATGAGGATGCGCGATATTGTAAGTCGCGCTCGTGAAGTGATGGGTGGCAACGGTATACTTCTCGAACATAATGTCGCCCGTTTTGTAGCGGATGCTGAAGCGATCTATTCTTATGAAGGAACAAAAGAGATTAATTCGTTAATTGTTGGACGCGCTATTACAGGCTTTAGCGCTTTTGTGTAA
- the msrB gene encoding peptide-methionine (R)-S-oxide reductase MsrB has product MTLGSCSQTQQPIKTTKMEQHNPYFSRTDRAKLNVSNEEWKNILPSDLYAVAREAATERPFTGKYNDFDTMGDYYCAVCGNHLFRSTSKFASSCGWPSFFEADKEGVVYKRDSSHGMERIEVLCKRCDSHLGHVFNDGPEPTGMRYCMNSISLDFEKD; this is encoded by the coding sequence ATGACTTTGGGAAGCTGTTCTCAAACGCAACAACCTATAAAAACAACTAAAATGGAACAACATAATCCTTACTTTTCTCGAACCGATCGTGCAAAACTTAATGTTTCTAATGAAGAATGGAAAAACATACTTCCTTCAGATTTGTATGCTGTAGCAAGAGAAGCAGCAACCGAACGTCCTTTCACTGGGAAGTATAACGATTTTGACACGATGGGCGACTATTACTGCGCGGTTTGTGGTAATCATCTGTTTCGTTCGACTTCCAAATTTGCAAGTTCTTGTGGATGGCCAAGTTTTTTTGAAGCCGATAAAGAAGGTGTTGTGTACAAACGCGACTCTTCTCATGGTATGGAGCGAATCGAGGTTTTGTGCAAGCGTTGCGACTCACATCTTGGTCATGTTTTTAACGATGGTCCAGAACCCACGGGAATGCGTTATTGCATGAATTCTATAAGTTTGGATTTTGAAAAAGATTAA
- a CDS encoding TonB-dependent receptor domain-containing protein, whose product MNFLNKSLLTFVMLFISITIWAQDTLKTESFYVRGNCMSCKIRIEKAANDMGTNHADWKAEEQKIYITYDSAKTTADKILKHIANVGHDNEKYTTENKVYDKLPKCCLYDRNFKWGEKNPLVHMDEEEEQTPKTNTKDEHAGHNHTKDPNQIEGVTVTKTKEATALSKKEVGLTFNIDSKELLKAACCNLSESFETNATVDVSFSNAVTGTKQLKMLGLDQKYTSLTKELLPEIRGLASAYGLNFIPGKWIGGIQLTKGGSTVVNGYESITGQINTELLKSHDEKSETEINLFADFEGRTEANITHTSALSDHWTQSILLHGNATLGNTDMNKDGFLDRPKGTQLNTTYLLNYNDLDHSGIASHFGLNFLQDSRTGGQVGYNKRLSQKEQDLYGVGIDISRFQVWNKTGYVFKGKPYQSLGWMNQFTYHQQDSFFGFRNYFGKQSTFYSNLIFESILGNTNHKYKVGASFLLDNYNEDYLNQNIERQESVPGLFAEYTLTGAKYTLVAGARVDFHNLVGTQFTPRLNFKYDIAPKTILRLSAGRGFRTANVFAENQQYFASNRQIEILDNGGEIYGLKPEIAWNYGVSLQQEFRLFNRKSTIIADFFKTDFQDQVVVDLDQSSNKILFYNLDGKSFANSFQTQWDFSPAKNLDFRLAYKYYDVATDYLSGLKKVPFMAKHRGFFNAGYSTNKTDKGDFWNFDATFNYVGKQRLPNMRTNHAAHHLGDYSDPYSTLNAQISKNFTDKIRLYVGGENLTNYKQHNAILDAQNPFGNNFDGGMVYAPIMGINMYVGVDFKF is encoded by the coding sequence ATGAATTTTTTAAATAAAAGTCTTCTCACTTTTGTTATGCTTTTTATTTCCATAACAATTTGGGCACAAGACACACTGAAAACCGAATCTTTCTACGTTAGAGGGAATTGTATGTCCTGTAAAATCCGTATCGAAAAAGCGGCAAACGACATGGGAACCAACCACGCAGATTGGAAAGCCGAGGAACAAAAAATCTATATTACTTATGACTCCGCCAAAACAACAGCGGATAAAATTTTAAAACATATTGCGAATGTCGGTCATGACAACGAAAAATACACAACAGAAAACAAAGTCTATGACAAACTTCCCAAATGTTGTCTATACGACCGTAATTTTAAATGGGGCGAAAAAAATCCTTTAGTTCACATGGACGAAGAAGAAGAACAAACGCCTAAGACCAATACAAAAGATGAACACGCTGGGCATAATCACACAAAAGACCCAAATCAGATAGAAGGTGTTACGGTGACAAAAACAAAGGAAGCAACAGCACTTAGCAAAAAGGAAGTTGGACTTACCTTCAACATCGATTCTAAAGAGTTACTAAAAGCAGCTTGTTGTAATCTATCCGAAAGTTTTGAAACCAATGCGACTGTGGACGTTTCGTTCAGCAATGCCGTTACAGGAACCAAACAGCTTAAAATGTTAGGTCTCGACCAAAAATACACGAGCCTTACCAAGGAACTCCTTCCCGAAATTCGTGGACTGGCATCTGCTTATGGTCTTAATTTTATTCCAGGAAAATGGATTGGCGGTATCCAATTGACAAAAGGAGGAAGCACCGTCGTGAATGGCTACGAAAGTATTACGGGACAAATTAACACCGAGTTACTAAAATCCCACGATGAAAAAAGCGAAACAGAAATTAATCTTTTCGCGGATTTTGAAGGCCGAACAGAAGCCAATATCACGCACACATCGGCATTGTCTGACCATTGGACACAAAGTATTTTGCTACATGGCAACGCCACTTTGGGAAATACAGACATGAACAAAGATGGCTTTCTGGATCGCCCAAAAGGCACCCAGCTTAATACGACTTATCTTTTGAATTACAACGACCTCGACCATTCTGGAATTGCTTCTCATTTTGGTCTTAATTTTTTACAAGATTCCAGAACAGGAGGACAAGTCGGCTACAACAAACGTCTTTCTCAAAAAGAACAAGATCTTTATGGTGTTGGGATTGATATTTCCAGATTTCAAGTTTGGAACAAAACAGGTTATGTTTTTAAAGGAAAACCTTACCAAAGTTTGGGTTGGATGAATCAGTTTACCTACCATCAACAAGACAGCTTCTTTGGGTTTAGAAACTATTTCGGAAAGCAATCGACGTTTTATTCCAACTTAATTTTTGAAAGTATTCTTGGAAATACCAACCATAAATACAAAGTGGGCGCAAGTTTCTTACTCGATAATTACAACGAAGATTATTTAAACCAAAATATAGAGCGTCAAGAGTCTGTACCAGGACTTTTTGCAGAATACACTTTGACTGGTGCTAAATATACTTTGGTTGCTGGTGCGCGCGTGGATTTTCATAATTTGGTTGGAACACAATTTACCCCAAGACTTAATTTTAAATACGATATCGCACCAAAAACGATTTTGAGATTATCGGCAGGAAGAGGATTCCGCACAGCGAATGTCTTTGCAGAAAACCAACAATATTTTGCATCAAACCGTCAAATCGAAATTCTTGACAACGGCGGAGAAATTTATGGTCTAAAACCTGAGATCGCTTGGAATTATGGCGTAAGCTTACAACAAGAGTTCCGTTTGTTTAACAGAAAATCTACCATCATCGCAGATTTCTTCAAAACCGATTTTCAAGACCAAGTTGTCGTCGACCTTGACCAATCCAGCAACAAAATTTTGTTTTATAATCTCGACGGGAAATCGTTTGCCAACAGCTTCCAAACGCAATGGGATTTTAGCCCAGCCAAAAATCTCGATTTTCGTCTAGCATACAAATATTATGATGTGGCGACAGATTATCTCAGTGGTTTGAAAAAAGTGCCTTTCATGGCAAAACATAGAGGATTTTTCAATGCTGGCTATTCTACCAACAAAACAGACAAAGGTGACTTTTGGAATTTTGATGCGACATTTAATTATGTAGGAAAACAAAGACTTCCAAATATGAGAACGAATCATGCAGCACATCATTTGGGTGATTATTCTGATCCTTACTCTACGCTAAATGCGCAGATTTCTAAGAATTTCACGGACAAAATTAGACTGTATGTAGGTGGCGAAAACTTAACCAACTACAAACAACACAATGCTATTCTTGATGCTCAAAATCCTTTTGGAAATAATTTTGACGGCGGAATGGTATATGCACCAATCATGGGAATCAACATGTATGTCGGCGTTGATTTTAAATTTTAA
- a CDS encoding heavy-metal-associated domain-containing protein, translating to MKSILKSGLLFLAVFLFSNFSAQSKTENLRVEGNCGMCKENIETAAKADKHVESAKWDKKTKMLTVTYDAGLTSTKNILQHIAKVGYDNLAFHASDKSYRNLETCCQYKRPDNSSKMRANCDPNQVCELK from the coding sequence ATGAAATCTATTTTAAAGAGTGGACTACTCTTTTTAGCTGTATTTTTATTTTCAAACTTCTCAGCACAATCCAAAACAGAAAATCTTCGTGTAGAAGGTAACTGCGGTATGTGTAAAGAAAACATCGAAACCGCTGCAAAAGCTGATAAACATGTTGAATCTGCAAAATGGGACAAAAAAACAAAAATGTTGACAGTAACTTATGATGCAGGATTAACCTCTACGAAAAACATTTTGCAACACATTGCTAAAGTTGGTTACGACAATCTTGCCTTTCATGCTTCGGACAAATCTTATAGAAATTTGGAAACTTGTTGCCAATACAAGCGTCCAGACAATTCGTCCAAAATGCGCGCTAACTGCGATCCTAATCAAGTTTGTGAATTAAAATAA
- a CDS encoding murein L,D-transpeptidase catalytic domain family protein has product MKKLPIFLCSVFLLGTSFYSNKIINIKKETSPETSKMIKLDRAESKSMTAESIYNSISFEGNDVLDFDVFDKAFRGFQNLKKSGALDDDAKLLSVCDFSLSSTKKRLWVIDMDSKTVVFNTLVAHGKATGEEFATRFSNTESSHQSSLGFYITESTYNGGNGYSLRLIGMDKGYNDAAMKRAIVMHGADYVSEDFIKNQKRLGRSWGCPAVSRDLAAPIIDKIKDKTCLFIYYPDQNYLSSSQWLKNSEMLPSEILSMK; this is encoded by the coding sequence ATGAAGAAACTTCCAATTTTTCTTTGTTCGGTGTTCTTACTAGGAACATCGTTTTATTCCAACAAAATTATTAATATTAAAAAAGAAACAAGTCCAGAAACAAGCAAAATGATCAAGCTAGATCGGGCAGAATCCAAAAGCATGACAGCAGAATCGATTTATAATTCGATTTCGTTTGAAGGTAATGATGTTTTGGATTTTGATGTTTTTGACAAAGCTTTCAGAGGTTTTCAAAATTTAAAAAAATCCGGTGCCCTAGATGACGATGCCAAACTCTTGAGTGTTTGTGATTTCAGTTTGTCATCTACCAAGAAAAGACTTTGGGTGATTGATATGGACTCCAAAACTGTGGTGTTTAATACCTTGGTGGCGCACGGCAAAGCTACGGGTGAAGAGTTTGCAACGCGTTTTTCTAATACCGAAAGTTCGCACCAATCGAGTTTGGGATTTTATATTACCGAATCAACTTATAACGGTGGAAATGGTTATTCTTTAAGATTAATCGGGATGGACAAAGGTTATAATGATGCAGCGATGAAGCGTGCAATCGTGATGCATGGTGCAGATTATGTAAGTGAGGATTTTATTAAAAACCAAAAAAGATTAGGAAGAAGTTGGGGTTGTCCCGCGGTTTCCAGAGATTTGGCTGCGCCGATTATCGATAAGATTAAAGATAAAACCTGCTTGTTCATTTATTATCCAGACCAGAATTATCTCAGCAGTTCGCAATGGTTAAAGAATTCCGAAATGTTACCAAGCGAGATTCTTTCCATGAAGTAA
- a CDS encoding SulP family inorganic anion transporter gives MKKAKNFMGLFKENFPSGLVVFLVALPLCLGIALASGAPPLAGIISGIIGGLVVGYLSNSHISVSGPAAGLTAIILAAIADLGSFELFLTAGIIAGILQLALGFLRAGSISNYFPNNVIEGMLAGIGVIIIMKQIPLALGYNSNIASESLFENGFNLNFFSSLSSAIHPGAVVITLASIAILLMWDKVKVLKKLKLLPGALVAVIAGIILNQIFLASGSSLAISKENLVSLPVPKSADDFKAMITFPAFEGFLNYKVWIVGATIAIVASIETLLCIEASDRLDSKRRITDTNLELRAQGIGNILSSIIGGLPMTSVVVRSSANANAGATNKISSMIHGAMLLICVLSIPFLLNMIPLATLAAVLILIGFKLASPKNIMHFWHKGRYQFIPFIATIIAIVSTDLLKGVGIGLAISIIYVLQGNMKRAYYLSRENLNDADEINIKLAEEVSFLNKAAIKKTLKNVKPKSKVVIDARSTSYITTDVLEMIQDFANVRADEEDIEVQLIGFKTSYRDYENDEDSHVIIEHRRAI, from the coding sequence ATGAAAAAAGCAAAAAATTTCATGGGCTTATTCAAGGAGAATTTCCCATCAGGACTGGTCGTATTCTTAGTTGCGCTGCCATTATGTCTTGGTATCGCGCTAGCATCTGGCGCACCACCATTAGCTGGAATTATTTCAGGAATTATTGGTGGATTGGTTGTTGGCTACCTTAGCAATTCACACATTTCAGTATCTGGTCCCGCCGCAGGACTTACAGCTATCATCTTAGCAGCTATTGCGGATCTTGGCTCTTTTGAACTCTTTCTAACCGCTGGAATTATCGCTGGAATCCTGCAGCTGGCATTAGGATTTTTACGTGCAGGCAGTATCTCCAACTATTTCCCGAACAACGTGATTGAAGGCATGTTGGCTGGTATCGGCGTAATTATTATCATGAAGCAAATTCCGTTGGCGTTAGGCTACAATTCTAATATTGCAAGCGAATCATTATTTGAAAACGGATTTAATCTCAACTTTTTCAGTAGTTTATCATCGGCTATCCATCCAGGCGCAGTCGTTATAACTTTGGCATCAATAGCAATTCTTTTAATGTGGGACAAAGTAAAAGTTTTAAAGAAACTAAAACTTCTTCCAGGAGCATTGGTAGCTGTTATTGCGGGTATTATTTTAAATCAAATTTTCTTGGCAAGCGGAAGTTCTTTAGCCATTTCAAAAGAGAATTTGGTGAGTTTACCAGTTCCCAAAAGCGCAGACGATTTCAAAGCGATGATTACCTTCCCAGCTTTTGAAGGATTTCTTAATTACAAAGTTTGGATTGTTGGCGCAACGATTGCCATAGTGGCTTCTATAGAAACACTTTTGTGTATTGAAGCTTCAGATAGACTTGATTCTAAAAGAAGAATCACTGATACCAATCTAGAACTACGGGCGCAAGGTATTGGTAATATTCTCAGTTCTATTATTGGAGGACTTCCGATGACATCTGTAGTTGTAAGAAGTTCTGCCAATGCTAATGCTGGCGCAACCAACAAAATATCGAGCATGATCCATGGTGCGATGTTATTAATTTGTGTGTTGAGCATTCCGTTTTTATTAAATATGATTCCGTTGGCAACTTTGGCAGCAGTACTCATTTTAATTGGATTCAAATTAGCAAGTCCGAAAAACATCATGCATTTTTGGCATAAAGGAAGATATCAGTTTATTCCTTTTATTGCGACCATTATCGCCATTGTATCAACAGATTTGTTAAAAGGTGTTGGTATTGGCTTGGCAATTTCTATTATTTATGTTTTGCAAGGAAATATGAAACGTGCGTATTACCTAAGTCGTGAAAACTTAAATGATGCTGACGAAATTAACATTAAACTGGCCGAAGAAGTTTCATTTCTAAACAAAGCGGCGATAAAGAAAACTTTGAAAAATGTAAAACCTAAATCAAAAGTAGTTATTGATGCCCGAAGTACGTCTTATATAACTACCGATGTTTTAGAAATGATACAAGATTTCGCCAATGTGAGAGCTGATGAGGAAGATATCGAAGTTCAACTTATTGGCTTCAAAACCTCTTATCGCGATTACGAAAACGATGAAGACTCGCATGTCATCATTGAGCACAGACGTGCAATATAA
- a CDS encoding carbonic anhydrase encodes MQDSYNKVFENNRQWVEEMKATKADFFKNLAEGQNPEFLYIGCSDSRVPAEDLMGLKPGEIFVHRNIANVVNNIDMNVNSVIEYAVSHLQVKHIVVCGHYGCGGINAAMQAKDLGLLNPWLRSIRDVYRMHQEELDAITDQHQKFDRLVELNVQEQCINVVKAAAVQKGFVQNGYPVVHGWVFDLKTGTLKDLNIDFEGILHNIQKIYDLTESTWSVPKMEK; translated from the coding sequence ATGCAAGATTCATACAACAAAGTTTTTGAAAACAACCGTCAATGGGTAGAAGAAATGAAAGCTACAAAAGCTGATTTTTTCAAAAACTTAGCCGAAGGTCAGAACCCAGAATTTCTATACATCGGATGCTCCGACAGTAGAGTTCCTGCAGAAGACCTTATGGGATTGAAACCTGGTGAAATTTTCGTTCACAGAAATATTGCTAACGTTGTTAACAATATCGATATGAATGTGAATTCTGTAATTGAGTATGCAGTAAGCCACCTACAAGTAAAACACATCGTTGTATGTGGACATTACGGATGCGGAGGTATTAATGCAGCGATGCAAGCTAAAGATCTTGGGCTGCTTAACCCTTGGCTGAGAAGCATTCGTGATGTATATCGCATGCACCAAGAAGAACTAGACGCTATTACAGATCAACACCAGAAGTTCGACAGATTGGTAGAGCTTAATGTACAAGAGCAATGCATCAATGTTGTAAAAGCTGCAGCCGTACAAAAAGGATTTGTCCAAAATGGTTACCCCGTTGTACATGGATGGGTTTTCGACTTGAAAACCGGCACACTAAAGGATTTGAATATTGACTTTGAAGGTATCCTTCACAATATTCAGAAAATTTATGATTTGACAGAATCTACTTGGTCTGTTCCTAAAATGGAAAAATAA
- a CDS encoding serine O-acetyltransferase: MSYSTIQKDFYRESGQYLSHFQIIKKCFSPNLHYIYWFRNAQKHPKNSFVGKLYRLILRHYQIKYGFQIYPETQIGEGLYLGHWGHLVINPKVVIGKNCNIAQGVTIAQANRGKYEGYPNIGDEVWIGPNAVIVGGIKIGKNVLIAPNAYVNMDVPDNAIVIGNPAQIILKENATEGYINNKVKY, from the coding sequence ATGTCTTACTCCACGATTCAAAAAGATTTTTACAGAGAAAGCGGGCAATACTTATCTCATTTTCAGATAATTAAAAAATGTTTTAGCCCAAATTTGCATTATATCTATTGGTTTCGAAATGCACAAAAACATCCAAAAAATTCTTTCGTAGGCAAGCTTTATCGTTTAATTTTAAGGCATTATCAAATTAAATACGGCTTCCAAATTTATCCAGAAACCCAGATTGGCGAAGGCCTTTATCTAGGACATTGGGGACATTTGGTAATCAACCCAAAAGTGGTGATTGGCAAAAATTGCAATATTGCACAAGGCGTTACCATTGCACAAGCCAATCGTGGAAAATATGAAGGTTACCCAAATATCGGTGACGAAGTTTGGATTGGTCCCAATGCCGTTATTGTCGGCGGAATTAAAATTGGGAAAAATGTTCTTATCGCCCCAAATGCTTATGTCAACATGGATGTTCCTGATAATGCTATTGTTATCGGCAATCCAGCACAAATTATTTTAAAAGAAAATGCCACAGAAGGCTACATTAATAATAAAGTAAAATATTAA
- a CDS encoding glycosyltransferase, whose protein sequence is MTKKKILIRIGSLRHGGAEKVLITFLKNLPADKYEVDLLLNLYSGKYIPEIPDWVNVMYLNRGEMITTNRPKDIPKKAYRVVYQQLLKKYPKILYKRKLKNKKYDIEFAAIHGFMDEILNSPLKSSKKLMWIHNDLTKVEGYTTEKIKRFFRYDKIMVISEHIQKTFEKLANNEAEKSKIVRIYNPLDTEEILTKSEKALDSDLFDDEIPSFVSVGTVFPQKGFDRLLKVHKQLLDEGFLHKVIIIGDGYDFENIKNLKSELKLDKTASMIGFTDNPYPYFKKADFFVLSSRYEGFPTVLFEAMTLTKNIIATDVSGVKEMLKNGELGLIVENSEKGIYTGMKQALTDAKSFELYQQKLNSYEMPFNLKNSVKSITDIIDNL, encoded by the coding sequence ATGACAAAAAAGAAAATCCTTATTCGTATAGGCTCTTTACGGCATGGTGGCGCAGAAAAGGTATTAATTACTTTTCTGAAAAACCTTCCTGCTGACAAGTACGAAGTGGACCTTTTACTCAACTTATATTCTGGAAAATACATTCCCGAAATTCCCGATTGGGTCAATGTCATGTACCTCAACCGTGGCGAGATGATTACAACCAATCGCCCCAAAGACATTCCTAAAAAGGCATACAGAGTTGTTTATCAACAATTATTAAAAAAATATCCCAAAATACTTTATAAAAGAAAACTTAAAAACAAAAAATACGACATCGAGTTTGCTGCCATTCATGGTTTTATGGATGAGATACTCAACAGTCCTTTGAAGTCCTCAAAAAAATTGATGTGGATACATAACGACCTCACAAAAGTCGAAGGCTATACCACAGAAAAAATAAAGCGATTTTTCCGTTATGACAAAATCATGGTAATCTCAGAACACATTCAAAAGACCTTCGAAAAACTTGCAAACAACGAGGCGGAAAAATCTAAAATTGTTAGAATCTATAATCCTCTAGATACCGAAGAGATTTTAACAAAATCAGAAAAAGCATTAGATTCAGATTTATTTGATGATGAAATCCCGAGTTTTGTTTCCGTCGGAACAGTGTTTCCCCAAAAAGGATTCGACAGATTATTGAAAGTTCACAAACAACTTTTGGACGAAGGTTTTCTGCACAAAGTCATTATTATTGGCGATGGCTATGATTTTGAAAATATTAAAAATTTAAAATCAGAATTAAAACTTGACAAAACTGCCAGCATGATTGGTTTCACAGACAATCCTTATCCCTATTTTAAAAAAGCAGATTTTTTTGTGCTGAGTTCCCGTTACGAAGGTTTCCCAACCGTTCTTTTTGAAGCTATGACCTTAACCAAAAACATCATCGCAACAGATGTTTCTGGCGTTAAAGAAATGCTGAAAAATGGAGAACTTGGACTTATTGTCGAGAACTCCGAAAAAGGAATTTATACTGGCATGAAACAAGCCTTGACCGATGCCAAAAGCTTTGAGCTTTATCAGCAAAAACTCAACAGCTACGAAATGCCATTTAATTTAAAAAATTCGGTAAAATCTATTACCGACATCATCGATAATCTTTAA
- a CDS encoding glycosyltransferase family A protein: protein MDKKITIITPSYNRAHSLSRVYESLKKQSFKDFKWIIMDDGSTDDTKTLVTEFQNENCFEIDYFWNENQHKFITVFEGVKKVTSPYFMIMDSDDSYPEDSLNTLFHESENIKNQDEYIGVIGNSVDEHGKIVGNIFPVEFDGSIFEMRYKYKVRGDKFGIFFTKTYQNLLKDFDYSIYQGKGYIPQSVFFNTYDAAGFKTRFINKVVRCYHLDESDQDSVSNTRWTGKNTFGLMEGYRSFLNAYGKQLWHYPKTLVRNLVGYQVYSIINKKSLKEINLGLNDFKILSLVMYPFALIYRKIQ, encoded by the coding sequence ATGGATAAAAAAATTACGATAATCACCCCTTCCTACAACCGTGCCCATAGCCTTTCCCGTGTTTACGAATCTTTGAAGAAACAAAGTTTTAAAGATTTCAAATGGATTATCATGGACGATGGCTCAACAGACGACACCAAAACTTTGGTTACTGAATTTCAGAACGAAAACTGTTTCGAAATCGACTATTTTTGGAATGAGAATCAGCATAAATTCATTACTGTTTTTGAAGGTGTTAAAAAAGTGACTTCGCCTTATTTTATGATAATGGATTCGGATGACTCTTATCCAGAAGATTCGCTTAACACACTTTTTCATGAATCTGAAAACATTAAAAACCAAGATGAATACATTGGAGTAATCGGAAATTCTGTCGATGAACATGGAAAAATTGTTGGTAATATTTTCCCCGTAGAATTTGATGGTTCTATCTTCGAGATGCGTTATAAATACAAAGTAAGAGGTGATAAATTTGGAATTTTCTTTACTAAAACTTATCAAAATTTATTAAAAGACTTTGATTATTCTATATACCAAGGCAAAGGCTATATTCCGCAGTCGGTATTTTTCAACACCTATGATGCGGCTGGTTTCAAAACGAGGTTTATTAACAAAGTTGTTCGTTGCTATCACTTGGATGAAAGCGATCAAGACTCGGTTAGCAACACCCGATGGACAGGCAAAAACACTTTTGGATTGATGGAAGGTTATCGGTCGTTCCTCAACGCTTATGGAAAACAACTTTGGCATTATCCCAAAACTTTAGTGAGAAATTTGGTGGGTTATCAAGTATATTCGATCATTAATAAGAAAAGTTTAAAAGAGATTAATCTGGGGCTTAACGACTTCAAAATACTATCGCTTGTTATGTATCCTTTCGCATTAATTTACAGAAAAATTCAATAA